A window of Erpetoichthys calabaricus chromosome 12, fErpCal1.3, whole genome shotgun sequence contains these coding sequences:
- the LOC114661632 gene encoding sulfotransferase 1C2-like isoform X1 produces MSESLGAPHHEACNSGPPNPTRRTERQRLCDVKGVPLISSMHEIFGRVEKFQAKADDVLIATYPKAGTTWMIEIMDSIRQGGITKEIKTIPSHERAPFLEMNRIDTVPAGLDLLKDLPSPRLVKTHLPFQLVPQSFWDKGCKTIYVARNAKDVLVSYYFFHKMATSLPNTGTWDDFFESYLSGNVAWGSWFDHVTGWWDVREKHQILYVFYEDILQDPMREVERVARFLGHTLDKGTIQEIVKHTSFDMMKDNPMTNSSTVPNTLMDVSISPFMRKGQMGDWKNHFTVAQNERFEEEYRQRMAKTSLRFRTDL; encoded by the exons ATGTCTGAGTCACTTGGTGCTCCTCATCATGAAGCCTGCAATTCAGGACCCCCAAACCCAACCAGAAGAACTGAGCGTCAGAGACTTTGTGATGTTAAAGGTGTTCCACTCATCTCATCCATGCATGAAATCTTTGGCAGGGTAGAAAAGTTCCAGGCCAAAGCAGATGATGTTTTAATAGCCACCTACCCCAAGGCAG GTACCACCTGGATGATTGAAATCATGGACAGCATTCGCCAAGGTGGCATcacaaaagaaatcaaaactaTCCCCAGCCATGAGCGCGCCCCATTTCTGGAGATGAACAGAATAGACACTGTGCCAGCAG GTCTGGACCTTCTGAAGGACCTGCCATCTCCTCGACTTGTGAAAACTCATCTCCCATTCCAGCTGGTGCCACAGTCCTTCTGGGACAAAGGGTGCAAG ACAATTTATGTTGCCCGGAATGCCAAGGATGTCCTCGTTTCATACTACTTCTTCCATAAGATGGCCACTAGCCTGCCAAATACGGGCACCTGGGATGACTTCTTTGAGAGCTATCTGTCAGGAAATG tGGCGTGGGGCTCCTGGTTTGATCACGTGACAGGTTGGTGGGACGTCAGGGAAAAGCACCAGATCCTCTATGTCTTTTACGAGGACATCTTGCAG GACCCGATGCGGGAAGTGGAGAGGGTGGCACGTTTCTTGGGTCACACACTGGATAAAGGCACAATTCAGGAAATCGTGAAGCACACCTCCTTCGACATGATGAAGGACAACCCCATGACTAACTCCAGCACAGTGCCCAACACTCTCATGGACGTGAGCATCTCACCCTTCATGAGGAAAG GCCAAATGGGAGACTGGAAGAACCACTTCACTGTGGCTCAGAATGAAAGGTTCGAGGAGGAGTACAGGCAGCGAATGGCCAAAACATCACTGCGTTTCAGAACGGACCTCTGA
- the LOC114661632 gene encoding sulfotransferase 1C2-like isoform X2, which translates to MSESLGAPHHEACNSGPPNPTRRTERQRLCDVKGVPLISSMHEIFGRVEKFQAKADDVLIATYPKAGTTWMIEIMDSIRQGGITKEIKTIPSHERAPFLEMNRIDTVPAGLDLLKDLPSPRLVKTHLPFQLVPQSFWDKGCKTIYVARNAKDVLVSYYFFHKMATSLPNTGTWDDFFESYLSGNVAWGSWFDHVTGWWDVREKHQILYVFYEDILQDPMREVERVARFLGHTLDKGTIQEIVKHTSFDMMKDNPMTNSSTVPNTLMDVSISPFMRKGQMGDWKNHFTVAQNERFEEEYRRRMAKTSLRFRTEL; encoded by the exons ATGTCTGAGTCACTTGGTGCTCCTCATCATGAAGCCTGCAATTCAGGACCCCCAAACCCAACCAGAAGAACTGAGCGTCAGAGACTTTGTGATGTTAAAGGTGTTCCACTCATCTCATCCATGCATGAAATCTTTGGCAGGGTAGAAAAGTTCCAGGCCAAAGCAGATGATGTTTTAATAGCCACCTACCCCAAGGCAG GTACCACCTGGATGATTGAAATCATGGACAGCATTCGCCAAGGTGGCATcacaaaagaaatcaaaactaTCCCCAGCCATGAGCGCGCCCCATTTCTGGAGATGAACAGAATAGACACTGTGCCAGCAG GTCTGGACCTTCTGAAGGACCTGCCATCTCCTCGACTTGTGAAAACTCATCTCCCATTCCAGCTGGTGCCACAGTCCTTCTGGGACAAAGGGTGCAAG ACAATTTATGTTGCCCGGAATGCCAAGGATGTCCTCGTTTCATACTACTTCTTCCATAAGATGGCCACTAGCCTGCCAAATACGGGCACCTGGGATGACTTCTTTGAGAGCTATCTGTCAGGAAATG tGGCGTGGGGCTCCTGGTTTGATCACGTGACAGGTTGGTGGGACGTCAGGGAAAAGCACCAGATCCTCTATGTCTTTTACGAGGACATCTTGCAG GACCCGATGCGGGAAGTGGAGAGGGTGGCACGTTTCTTGGGTCACACACTGGATAAAGGCACAATTCAGGAAATCGTGAAGCACACCTCCTTCGACATGATGAAGGACAACCCCATGACTAACTCCAGCACAGTGCCCAACACTCTCATGGACGTGAGCATCTCACCCTTCATGAGGAAAG GCCAAATGGGAGACTGGAAGAACCACTTCACTGTGGCTCAGAATGAAAG